In Desulfomonile tiedjei DSM 6799, a genomic segment contains:
- a CDS encoding PAS domain S-box protein: MNEYEIQRELNALHRKIAELEESEKIYRMMFEAADQAVMVTQEGTIRWTNSKATHMSGYSEQELLSMPFRFIIHPDDRDRVEHCHMQRMKGELDKKSCQFRILTKAGIVKWVQNNTSTISWKERPAGLNLLADITEQKQLEENLQKAHDELEKRIEERTTALREVNEKLCLEIAERTRIEESLRLEREQLLAIFDSIDEVISVIDLQTYEILYANRFVRDRRGKEVVGGVCYKELHGLNEPCDHCTTHIVRMLEGKPYRWDYHNPTTKRNYLATDRIIKWTDGRAAKFHMGIDVTERKNAEKALRESERRFRELAELLPEPVVQCDVGGTVTFASHRALEVFGCTREDLSRGINVLDVITPGDRAKARENIARILNQENLGGTEYTCIRKDLTEFPAFIHSCATISNNITAGLTSVVIDLTERKRAEQALRTSEAQLSNAVLMAHLGHWEYDVMKDLFTFNDHFYKIFRTTAEQVGGYTMSSGDYAQQFVLADDRFMVADAIQEAIQTYDPSFSRQYEHRMLYANGEIGYIAVRVFIVKDNAGRTIKTYGVVQDITERKRVEEALRQSEQRFSLAIEGTRVGIVDWNVPTGKMFWSPGIFAQLGYELDEFEPTFSLVIEKFIHPDDISDILRKILAHHNDRNTAEAECRVITKDGSIKWLRLHGHSSWDDQGRPMRTVGTVEDITERKKAQDEIRELNRELERRVQERTAELMQEIEERKRVERALLASESDLIRSNKDLEQFAYIASHDLQEPMRSVANALQMLEKEYEGRPTDHSDLLIYFAVEQAKKMQALIRDLLEYSRIGTRRDSFKKVDLQEVQNQSVRNLEKLIEEKGTKVTWDELPTILGDSTQLLQVFQNLIGNAVKFGSEDSPHIHVSAEKRDHEWVFSIRDNGIGIEREYFDRIFEIFQQLNRTDSFTGTGVGLAVVKKIVERHGGRIWLESEPGVGSTFYFTIPDGIRPSL, translated from the coding sequence AATTCCAAGGCCACGCATATGAGCGGCTATTCGGAGCAAGAACTCCTTTCCATGCCTTTCAGGTTTATCATTCACCCGGACGATCGCGATCGAGTAGAGCATTGTCACATGCAAAGAATGAAGGGTGAACTCGATAAGAAAAGCTGTCAGTTTAGAATTCTTACCAAGGCCGGAATAGTGAAGTGGGTTCAGAACAACACTTCAACAATCTCCTGGAAAGAAAGACCGGCAGGACTCAATCTCCTGGCGGATATCACCGAACAGAAGCAGTTGGAAGAAAACCTGCAGAAGGCACATGATGAGCTTGAGAAGCGTATCGAGGAACGTACGACTGCCCTGCGTGAAGTCAATGAAAAGCTCTGCCTGGAAATTGCCGAACGCACAAGGATCGAAGAATCCTTAAGACTGGAAAGAGAGCAACTTCTCGCCATTTTTGACAGCATTGATGAAGTGATATCGGTTATAGATCTGCAAACGTACGAAATTTTATATGCAAACAGGTTCGTTAGGGACCGGCGGGGAAAAGAAGTCGTTGGCGGTGTTTGTTACAAAGAGCTTCACGGTTTGAACGAGCCTTGCGATCACTGCACCACCCACATCGTGCGCATGTTGGAGGGGAAGCCTTATCGGTGGGATTATCACAATCCGACAACAAAGCGGAATTATCTTGCAACTGACAGAATTATCAAGTGGACTGACGGGCGTGCTGCAAAGTTTCATATGGGTATTGATGTCACGGAACGTAAAAATGCAGAGAAGGCTCTCCGGGAAAGTGAGAGAAGGTTCAGGGAACTTGCTGAATTATTGCCTGAACCGGTAGTCCAATGTGATGTGGGCGGAACGGTAACATTTGCGAGCCACAGAGCACTCGAGGTCTTCGGTTGCACCAGAGAGGACCTCAGCCGTGGAATCAATGTCCTTGATGTCATTACACCGGGAGACAGAGCCAAAGCACGTGAAAACATAGCCAGAATCCTGAATCAGGAAAACCTGGGAGGGACGGAATACACGTGTATTAGAAAGGATTTGACCGAATTTCCGGCTTTCATTCATTCCTGCGCAACAATCAGCAACAATATCACAGCAGGTTTGACGAGTGTCGTCATAGATCTTACTGAGCGGAAGAGAGCGGAACAAGCCCTTCGCACGAGTGAAGCACAGCTTTCTAACGCAGTGCTGATGGCCCATCTTGGACATTGGGAATACGATGTGATGAAGGATCTTTTTACCTTCAACGATCACTTTTACAAAATTTTTCGTACAACGGCCGAACAGGTGGGTGGTTACACGATGTCGTCAGGCGATTACGCACAACAGTTCGTCCTTGCTGATGACAGGTTCATGGTGGCCGATGCAATTCAAGAGGCTATTCAGACCTACGATCCTTCGTTCAGCCGCCAATATGAACATCGCATGCTGTATGCAAACGGAGAGATCGGTTATATCGCAGTCAGAGTCTTCATTGTTAAGGACAATGCGGGCCGGACTATCAAGACCTATGGAGTAGTTCAGGACATTACAGAACGTAAACGAGTCGAGGAAGCACTTCGTCAAAGTGAGCAACGCTTTTCTTTGGCAATTGAGGGAACACGAGTCGGCATAGTGGATTGGAATGTTCCCACCGGCAAAATGTTTTGGTCACCAGGTATTTTCGCCCAACTCGGGTATGAACTTGATGAGTTTGAGCCGACCTTCTCACTCGTTATCGAGAAATTTATCCATCCTGACGACATAAGCGACATATTGCGCAAAATTTTGGCTCATCATAACGATCGCAATACCGCGGAAGCCGAATGTAGAGTCATCACAAAAGATGGAAGCATCAAGTGGCTCAGATTACATGGTCATTCTTCATGGGACGATCAAGGTCGTCCCATGAGGACTGTGGGGACCGTTGAAGATATCACCGAGCGAAAAAAGGCACAGGACGAAATACGAGAACTGAATCGAGAACTTGAAAGAAGGGTGCAGGAACGTACTGCTGAATTGATGCAGGAGATTGAAGAACGAAAACGGGTCGAAAGAGCTTTGTTGGCAAGTGAGTCAGACTTGATCAGGTCAAACAAAGATCTCGAACAATTCGCTTACATAGCTTCACATGATCTACAGGAACCTATGCGATCGGTAGCGAACGCTCTACAGATGCTTGAGAAGGAGTATGAGGGCAGACCTACCGACCATTCCGATCTGTTGATCTACTTTGCGGTGGAGCAGGCAAAAAAAATGCAGGCACTCATACGAGACCTCTTGGAGTATTCTCGTATTGGAACGAGAAGAGACTCTTTCAAGAAGGTGGATCTTCAAGAAGTTCAAAATCAGTCTGTCCGCAACCTGGAAAAGCTCATCGAAGAGAAGGGAACGAAGGTTACGTGGGATGAATTGCCCACAATTTTGGGAGACTCCACCCAATTGTTGCAAGTCTTTCAAAATCTTATCGGAAACGCTGTAAAATTTGGCAGCGAAGATTCACCGCATATACATGTTTCAGCGGAAAAGAGAGATCACGAATGGGTATTCTCAATCCGAGACAATGGAATAGGTATTGAAAGAGAATACTTCGATCGAATCTTTGAGATCTTTCAACAACTGAACAGGACGGATTCGTTTACAGGAACGGGTGTAGGACTGGCAGTCGTCAAGAAGATCGTCGAACGCCATGGCGGACGAATCTGGTTGGAATCCGAACCTGGCGTGGGATCCACCTTTTACTTTACTATCCCTGATGGCATTAGACCATCGCTATAA
- a CDS encoding Mut7-C RNAse domain-containing protein produces MSPKRETELPGEKTHDPDEGFDLDGMLGSLAKWLRILGFDARFPCKKVAQDRYFVTTNRKLKNPQVIKVRNASPIEQLKQILDQTGIVPNSNLFLSRCLSCNVPVREIAKHRIKGRVPDSVFSRNSIFHECPSCGKLYWEGTHASRIKRRLEESGVLAKT; encoded by the coding sequence ATGAGCCCAAAGCGAGAAACGGAACTTCCTGGAGAGAAGACACATGATCCTGACGAAGGATTCGACCTCGACGGAATGCTGGGAAGTCTTGCCAAGTGGTTGCGTATTTTGGGGTTCGATGCGAGATTCCCGTGTAAGAAAGTTGCTCAGGACCGCTATTTCGTGACCACGAACCGCAAGCTGAAGAATCCGCAAGTAATTAAAGTTCGGAATGCAAGCCCCATAGAGCAGTTGAAGCAGATACTCGATCAAACCGGAATAGTTCCAAACTCGAACCTTTTCTTGAGCAGATGTCTTTCCTGCAATGTGCCGGTCCGTGAGATTGCAAAGCATAGAATCAAAGGGAGGGTGCCAGATTCGGTTTTTTCCAGGAATTCGATATTCCATGAATGCCCGTCATGTGGCAAGCTCTACTGGGAAGGAACCCATGCAAGCAGAATAAAAAGAAGATTGGAGGAATCGGGTGTCCTCGCCAAGACGTGA
- the glnD gene encoding [protein-PII] uridylyltransferase, producing the protein MRYIFAQHDRSFHIKTIREGIAEFRDTGKADPGNFLMHPLYDAVLRQLADHFLGHWKDSIALLGLGGYGRKEMSPFSDIDLLFLRPEDASEGIYRGIRSLLYLLWDARVELGHSVRTIDECKHEADKDLAVLTSLLDMRFVWGDEKIFRQLLIERGELIRETDPLELYLKIEAEILKSSNKFGHTIYVLEPHLKEGPGSLRYMQLINWLSKLIFGCNSIDDLGMAGICGEKTVLEARAGLTFLAEIRTRLHFIADRRDDRLKFDSQSVLARDMGFVDTPERQAVESFMREYYRHASSMDFFGRRVLARARLFLRPKIAMEEKRLKLDDSFHIGAGGINHDFPENFGTDPKDLIRVFQKVAATGCELDIRLVDLIRRRLDAVNEELRQDPEANRMFLEIFRSRGAIAKALNAMMKIGFLERFITEFAWIRFLPQHDIYHQYTVDLHTMSVLEYIDSFARKTGDPDDHLLRVISSRLDHPEVLSLAGLFHDIAKGRGPGHELRGEQIAAPVLRRLGLPEPHIDEVCFLIRNHLAMTHLAFKKDLHDSALIGRFAENVMEQRRLDLLLLLTHADLRAVGPTAFGSWRRMLLEELYYRTLDVIEGEGLEGEDLSEWIRQIKGAIREIVPVDLRDENLEKFLQESGSRYFLDFYPGVIAGHYAAMRRYLDAEGKTELDFGDAIAEKTDHRRPGYSAITLLTRDRRGLFFRIAGTMSANRINILSAWTHSIGSVAVATFHVNDIPEGPLNDPARWEGFKSDFRKVLKGEVDVDELVLARRRSRRPFGTSSVPRFPLKVQVDNAASDRSTIIEVYAHDRPGLLYDITRKLTSLGLNISLTKITTEIDQAADIFYVQDEFGNKIMDFDRMEEIRSSLKNHLTSMEEEHFSDKKEAFR; encoded by the coding sequence ATGAGATACATTTTCGCTCAGCATGACCGATCATTCCACATTAAGACTATTCGAGAAGGAATAGCGGAATTTCGCGATACCGGTAAGGCCGATCCCGGTAATTTTCTCATGCATCCGCTGTACGATGCAGTACTCAGACAGCTTGCGGATCACTTTCTGGGCCATTGGAAGGACAGCATTGCGCTTCTTGGACTCGGAGGGTACGGCCGCAAAGAAATGAGCCCCTTTTCGGATATCGATCTGCTCTTTCTCAGGCCGGAGGATGCTTCCGAAGGCATTTATCGGGGAATCAGAAGCTTGCTGTATCTCCTTTGGGATGCTCGGGTGGAACTCGGCCACTCCGTGAGGACGATAGACGAGTGCAAACACGAGGCGGACAAAGATTTGGCGGTCCTGACCTCTCTTCTGGATATGCGATTCGTCTGGGGTGACGAAAAGATTTTCCGACAGTTGCTCATCGAACGGGGGGAATTGATCCGGGAGACGGATCCTCTCGAGCTGTACCTCAAGATTGAGGCAGAAATTCTGAAATCATCGAATAAATTCGGTCATACTATTTACGTCCTCGAACCCCACTTGAAAGAAGGTCCGGGTTCATTGCGTTACATGCAACTGATAAATTGGTTAAGCAAACTGATTTTCGGTTGTAACAGCATAGACGACCTGGGAATGGCCGGTATCTGCGGCGAAAAAACAGTCCTTGAGGCAAGGGCGGGTCTTACATTTCTGGCTGAAATCCGTACCCGCCTCCACTTTATTGCAGACAGACGAGACGACCGGCTGAAATTCGATTCGCAATCAGTGCTTGCCCGCGATATGGGATTTGTGGATACCCCTGAACGTCAGGCCGTGGAAAGTTTCATGCGGGAATACTATCGTCACGCCTCCAGCATGGACTTTTTCGGGCGGAGAGTCCTCGCCCGTGCTCGACTATTCCTGAGACCCAAAATTGCTATGGAGGAGAAGCGGCTCAAACTGGACGATTCGTTTCACATAGGAGCAGGGGGCATCAATCATGATTTTCCGGAAAACTTCGGAACCGACCCAAAGGATCTGATAAGGGTGTTCCAGAAGGTAGCTGCCACCGGATGCGAGCTGGACATTCGTTTGGTAGATCTCATTCGGCGTCGGCTCGATGCTGTAAACGAAGAATTGCGGCAAGATCCTGAAGCCAACCGGATGTTTCTCGAAATTTTCAGGTCCAGAGGAGCCATTGCCAAAGCCCTTAATGCCATGATGAAGATAGGCTTTCTGGAACGCTTCATTACTGAATTCGCGTGGATTCGCTTTTTGCCGCAGCACGATATTTACCATCAGTACACGGTCGATCTTCACACCATGTCGGTTCTCGAATACATTGATTCATTTGCGCGGAAGACCGGAGATCCTGATGACCATCTCCTGCGTGTCATCAGCTCAAGGCTCGATCATCCGGAAGTTCTCAGTCTTGCGGGGCTTTTCCATGACATCGCCAAGGGTCGGGGTCCGGGTCATGAACTCCGCGGAGAACAGATCGCAGCACCGGTGCTCAGGCGACTTGGATTGCCTGAGCCACACATAGATGAAGTATGCTTTTTGATCCGAAACCACTTGGCAATGACTCACTTGGCTTTCAAAAAAGACTTGCACGATTCCGCGCTCATCGGGCGTTTCGCCGAAAACGTCATGGAACAGCGAAGGTTGGACCTCCTCCTCCTGCTAACCCATGCGGATCTCAGAGCGGTCGGTCCCACTGCGTTCGGTTCCTGGCGCCGCATGTTGCTGGAAGAACTCTACTACAGGACCTTGGATGTTATTGAAGGAGAGGGACTGGAAGGGGAAGATCTGTCGGAATGGATCAGGCAGATAAAAGGAGCAATCCGGGAGATTGTCCCGGTAGACCTGCGTGATGAAAACTTGGAGAAGTTTCTCCAGGAATCGGGATCTCGCTATTTTCTGGATTTTTATCCCGGAGTTATTGCCGGACACTATGCTGCAATGCGAAGATACCTCGATGCCGAAGGAAAAACCGAACTGGATTTTGGAGATGCAATAGCCGAAAAAACCGACCATCGGAGACCGGGCTATAGTGCCATCACCTTACTCACACGAGACAGGCGGGGTTTGTTCTTCAGGATCGCGGGAACCATGTCTGCCAACAGAATCAACATCTTGAGTGCCTGGACGCATTCCATAGGCAGCGTTGCGGTGGCAACTTTTCACGTGAACGATATACCGGAAGGACCGCTGAACGATCCAGCCCGCTGGGAAGGGTTCAAGTCCGATTTCAGAAAGGTCCTGAAAGGCGAGGTGGACGTGGATGAACTCGTCCTCGCACGAAGACGATCGAGGCGACCGTTCGGGACAAGTTCCGTTCCCCGTTTTCCCCTGAAAGTGCAGGTGGACAACGCTGCATCCGACAGGTCCACGATCATTGAAGTGTACGCTCATGACAGGCCGGGCCTGCTGTACGATATCACTCGCAAGCTTACTTCGCTCGGGCTCAACATAAGCCTGACGAAGATCACCACGGAGATCGACCAGGCAGCAGACATCTTCTATGTGCAGGATGAATTCGGAAACAAAATTATGGATTTCGACCGCATGGAGGAGATTAGAAGCAGCCTGAAGAATCATCTCACCAGCATGGAAGAGGAACATTTTTCAGATAAGAAAGAAGCTTTCCGTTAG
- a CDS encoding DMT family transporter yields MNWFFIALTCAFSTACCDALSKYIMRDNDEWITGTAILGISLVFMLPVFLSCECKPFTPEVAALFAVVLPLEIVAYYLFLSSIRMAALSLTVPLLAFTPVLTIASSALILGEKVSTAGAIGISLVTVGAYILNGNLANQSFWAPIRALFSHPGSRRMFLVAVIWAVTSSLGKKGVLLYDPIPFSFLLVAGDLVIFALIAVFRVHRGTAVKQMTKSTLGLLFTAGVFMAGAELTHFVAVSMAPVAYMISVKRLSLVFGVLLGWIFFGERNVVYRLAGASTMVCGVFFMYSS; encoded by the coding sequence ATGAACTGGTTTTTTATTGCCCTGACGTGCGCCTTTTCCACTGCATGCTGCGACGCGCTTTCCAAATATATAATGCGGGACAACGATGAATGGATCACCGGGACAGCAATCCTGGGGATTTCGTTAGTCTTCATGCTGCCTGTCTTCCTGTCATGCGAGTGCAAACCATTCACTCCTGAGGTCGCAGCACTGTTTGCGGTCGTCTTGCCGCTGGAAATTGTAGCGTATTATCTTTTTCTCTCTTCCATACGCATGGCTGCATTATCGCTGACCGTCCCGCTGCTAGCTTTCACACCGGTATTGACCATCGCGAGTTCAGCTTTGATTCTCGGGGAAAAGGTGAGCACGGCAGGAGCTATAGGGATATCACTGGTGACCGTCGGAGCGTACATCCTGAACGGCAACCTGGCGAATCAGAGCTTTTGGGCTCCCATACGCGCGCTTTTCTCACATCCCGGTTCCAGACGGATGTTTCTCGTGGCAGTCATCTGGGCAGTGACATCGAGCTTGGGCAAAAAAGGAGTCCTGCTGTACGATCCAATTCCTTTCAGTTTTCTGTTGGTGGCAGGCGATCTCGTTATTTTTGCTCTAATAGCCGTGTTTCGCGTTCATCGAGGGACCGCGGTTAAACAGATGACAAAAAGCACTTTAGGGTTGCTTTTTACCGCGGGAGTATTTATGGCCGGAGCGGAACTCACGCATTTTGTCGCAGTAAGTATGGCTCCCGTCGCGTACATGATTTCCGTGAAGAGGCTCAGTCTGGTGTTCGGGGTCTTATTGGGGTGGATATTCTTCGGTGAACGAAATGTGGTTTATCGCCTTGCGGGCGCATCCACGATGGTATGTGGAGTGTTCTTCATGTACAGTTCGTGA